A single genomic interval of Xyrauchen texanus isolate HMW12.3.18 chromosome 8, RBS_HiC_50CHRs, whole genome shotgun sequence harbors:
- the LOC127648435 gene encoding ubiquitin-conjugating enzyme E2 Z has protein sequence MADSVGNEANGQDHGTQLSASLAHSMPGHSSVSPPPAAAETGLAVVAPWVAHTISPAVESGFGVMSHAADSTGPSALPLPPGMGSLVPGGAPNLAGAALLSQIHVTSWDPTLSTDWDNEKASQQCILRIKRDIMSIYKEPPPGMFVVPDPHDMTKIHALITGPFDTPYEGGFFLFLFRCPPDYPIHPPRVKLITTGHNTVRFNPNFYRNGKVCLSILGTWTGPAWSPAQSISSVLISIQSLMTENPYHNEPGFEQERHPGDSKNYNECIRHETMRVAVCDMLEGKVPCPEALWSVMEKSFLEYYDFYEGVCKERLHLQGQNMQDPFGEKRGRFDYQGLLTRLRAIQRRLREKCPPEVNDGDSDSDTSSSGTDPDSQGSSQP, from the exons ATGGCGGACAGCGTTGGAAATGAAGCCAACGGTCAGGACCACGGGACGCAGTTGTCCGCGAGTTTGGCTCATTCTATGCCGGGGCACTCGTCAGTCTCGCCGCCTCCGGCAGCAGCAGAGACCGGCCTGGCTGTGGTCGCTCCCTGGGTCGCGCATACCATCAGTCCCGCCGTAGAGAGCGGGTTCGGTGTGATGAGCCATGCGGCGGATTCCACCGGCCCCTCGGCCCTACCTCTGCCGCCCGGAATGGGCTCGTTGGTCCCGGGCGGTGCGCCGAATCTGGCTGGAGCGGCCCTCCTGTCCCAAATTCACGTCACCTCATGGGACCCCACGTTAAGCACCGACTGGGATAACGAAAAGGCGTCTCAGCAATGCATTCTCCGGATAAAAAG GGACATCATGTCCATCTATAAAGAACCTCCTCCGGGTATGTTTGTGGTTCCCGATCCTCACGATATGACCAAG ATTCACGCCCTCATCACCGGCCCCTTCGACACACCATATGAGGGTGGCTTCTTCCTCTTCCTGTTCCGTTGTCCCCCTGACTATCCCATCCACCCTCCACGAGTCAAACTAATCACTACAGGGCACAACACTGTTCGTTTCAACCCCAACTTCTACCGCAATGGCAAAGTGTGCCTCAGCATCCTTGG CACTTGGACTGGGCCAGCATGGAGTCCTGCGCAAAGCATCTCCTCCGTTCTTATATCTATACAGTCCCTGATGACAGAAAACCCTTACCACAATGAGCCAGGCTTTGAGCAG GAAAGGCATCCAGGTGACAGCAAAAACTATAATGAGTGCATCCGCCATGAGACCATGCGAGTTGCTGTTTGTGATATGTTAGAGGGTAAAGTGCCATGTCCCGAGGCCTTGTG GAGTGTGATGGAGAAATCCTTCCTGGAGTACTATGATTTCTATGAGGGGGTTTGCAAAGAACGTCTGCATCTCCAAGGGCAAAACATGCAG GATCCTTTTGGAGAGAAGAGAGGTCGTTTTGACTACCAGGGTTTGTTGACCCGACTCCGAGCCATCCAGAGGCGATTGCGGGAAAAGTGCCCACCAGAGGTGAATGACGGCGACTCTGACTCGGACACCAGCTCTTCCGGTACTGATCCGGACAGTCAGGGCAGCTCACAGCCTTAG